In the Pseudomonas orientalis genome, one interval contains:
- a CDS encoding DUF2790 domain-containing protein, protein MKRFALVFSALLATGSVFAADTAPMAPVIHDKTGFFVHLDVAKVLSSTDTYGQCGIVPAQLRYLDHQDREHVLDYQVQGTGCASDN, encoded by the coding sequence ATGAAACGCTTTGCTCTTGTCTTTTCTGCCTTGCTCGCCACTGGTTCGGTATTCGCTGCCGATACCGCCCCGATGGCTCCCGTGATCCATGATAAGACCGGCTTTTTCGTCCATCTGGATGTCGCCAAGGTCCTGTCCAGTACCGACACCTATGGTCAATGCGGTATCGTCCCGGCGCAACTGCGCTACCTGGATCATCAGGACCGCGAGCACGTGCTGGACTACCAGGTGCAAGGCACCGGTTGCGCCAGTGACAATTGA
- a CDS encoding heavy metal response regulator transcription factor has protein sequence MNILVVEDEPKAGNYLLNGLQELGYSVSLARDGVDGLHQALETPFDVIVLDVMMPKMDGWEVLRRLRKEADTPVLFLTARDDIADRIKGLELGADDYLIKPFSFAELVARLRTLTRRGPTREEEHLHIADLHIDVLKRRVTRSGTRITLTNKEFALLHLFATHQDQVLSRSLIASRVWDMNFDSDTNVVDVAVRRLRLKIDDPFQLKLIHSVRGIGYRFDTQP, from the coding sequence ATGAACATCCTCGTAGTCGAAGACGAACCCAAGGCCGGCAACTATCTGCTCAACGGCTTGCAGGAACTGGGCTACAGCGTGAGCCTGGCCCGCGATGGCGTGGACGGTCTGCACCAGGCCCTGGAAACGCCGTTCGACGTGATCGTGCTCGATGTGATGATGCCGAAAATGGATGGCTGGGAAGTGCTGCGCCGTCTGCGCAAGGAGGCCGATACGCCGGTCCTGTTCCTGACCGCCCGCGACGATATCGCCGACCGTATCAAGGGCCTGGAGCTGGGCGCCGACGACTATCTGATCAAGCCCTTCTCCTTTGCCGAACTGGTCGCGCGCCTGCGCACCCTGACACGGCGCGGCCCGACACGGGAAGAAGAGCACCTGCACATCGCCGACCTGCACATTGATGTGCTCAAGCGCCGCGTCACCCGCTCTGGCACGCGCATTACCCTGACCAATAAAGAGTTCGCCCTGTTGCACCTGTTCGCCACCCACCAGGACCAGGTGCTCTCACGCTCGCTGATTGCCTCGCGGGTATGGGACATGAATTTTGACAGCGACACCAATGTGGTCGACGTGGCCGTGCGGCGCCTGCGCTTGAAAATCGACGATCCGTTTCAACTCAAGTTGATCCACAGCGTGCGTGGCATCGGCTACCGCTTCGATACTCAGCCATGA
- a CDS encoding heavy metal sensor histidine kinase — MSRSRHYSLTLRLALIFALLAFALLATLGVALYRELERELIRRDDTALISRVDQLRNLLSDSNTLDLIKTKPELFQNMLGNRESVLSIAAPGQQPLLLVNPANIELPVIEPVPSNHVLALSDVQHLPGLNGIPFSTVAATINSGDLGSLQVTSGRLMTERTAVLASYRLSVYILASIAAIILALAGYLLVHRGLLPLRRLARHAQGIGVGNLAERLDSQGAPKELLPMIESFNTMLERLSKGFVQLGQVSTDMAHELRTPINNLLGETQVALQQQRSVDSYQQLLASNVEELERLARMLDNMLFLARTDPASALRQRQALDAADEVERIADYFEGLAADAGMHIAVQGAGVIWAEPMLLRRALANLCANAIKYGAPGSELSVQAIATDEGVNVRVSNQGATIPAEHLPRLFERFYRVDESRERSSQSNGLGLSIVATIMQLHNGRYHVSSEDGVTTFELFFPAREA, encoded by the coding sequence ATGAGCCGCAGTCGTCATTACTCGCTGACCCTGCGCCTGGCGCTGATCTTCGCCCTGCTCGCCTTTGCCTTGCTGGCCACCCTGGGTGTGGCGCTGTACCGCGAACTGGAGCGCGAGCTGATCCGCCGCGACGACACCGCGCTGATCTCCCGCGTGGATCAACTGCGCAATCTGCTCAGCGACAGCAACACTCTGGACCTGATCAAGACCAAGCCCGAATTGTTCCAGAACATGCTCGGCAACCGCGAATCGGTATTGAGCATCGCCGCCCCCGGTCAACAACCCTTGCTACTGGTGAACCCGGCGAATATCGAACTGCCTGTGATAGAACCGGTGCCGAGCAATCACGTACTGGCGCTGAGCGATGTGCAGCACTTGCCGGGGCTCAACGGCATCCCCTTTTCGACGGTGGCAGCGACGATCAACTCCGGCGACCTGGGCAGCCTGCAAGTCACCAGCGGCCGCCTGATGACCGAGCGCACCGCCGTACTCGCCAGCTATCGATTAAGCGTTTATATCCTGGCGAGTATCGCTGCGATCATCCTGGCATTGGCCGGTTACCTGTTGGTGCATCGCGGCCTGCTGCCCTTGCGCCGCCTGGCCCGGCACGCGCAAGGGATCGGCGTCGGCAACCTGGCCGAGCGCCTCGACAGCCAGGGCGCGCCGAAAGAACTGCTGCCGATGATCGAGTCGTTCAACACCATGCTTGAGCGTTTATCCAAAGGTTTTGTGCAGTTGGGCCAGGTCTCAACCGATATGGCTCATGAACTGCGCACGCCGATCAATAACCTGCTCGGCGAAACCCAGGTTGCCTTGCAGCAGCAGCGCAGTGTCGACAGCTACCAGCAACTGCTGGCGTCCAATGTCGAGGAGCTCGAACGCCTGGCGCGGATGCTCGACAACATGCTGTTCCTGGCGCGCACCGACCCGGCCAGCGCGCTGCGCCAACGCCAGGCGCTGGACGCAGCGGATGAAGTGGAGCGCATCGCGGATTATTTCGAAGGGTTGGCCGCTGATGCAGGCATGCACATCGCAGTCCAGGGCGCAGGCGTGATCTGGGCTGAGCCGATGCTCCTGCGCCGCGCCCTGGCCAACCTGTGCGCCAACGCCATCAAGTATGGCGCGCCGGGCTCGGAGCTGAGCGTCCAAGCGATTGCAACCGACGAGGGCGTCAACGTGAGGGTCAGCAACCAGGGTGCGACCATTCCCGCCGAGCATCTGCCGCGGCTGTTCGAACGGTTCTACCGGGTGGATGAGTCCCGCGAGCGGTCCTCCCAATCCAATGGACTGGGGCTGTCAATCGTGGCCACCATCATGCAACTGCATAACGGGCGGTATCACGTCAGCAGCGAAGACGGCGTGACAACGTTCGAGCTGTTTTTCCCCGCACGGGAAGCGTGA
- a CDS encoding anti-virulence regulator CigR family protein, protein MIKSSKFVSVALSLAVFAGSGMALADPGNGKGQGNNKGNSSAGQGHDKPKSKGSASKHGPSVDRGSVLSLVGGNRDYWSPGSALPPGIQKNLARGKPLPPGIAKKLDGRLAGRLPHYDGYEWQQAGTDLILVAITTGIIYEVLNGAFD, encoded by the coding sequence ATGATCAAATCCTCGAAGTTCGTCTCTGTCGCGCTGTCGCTCGCAGTCTTTGCAGGCAGTGGAATGGCTCTGGCTGATCCCGGCAACGGCAAGGGCCAAGGCAATAACAAAGGTAATAGCTCGGCGGGACAGGGCCACGACAAACCCAAGAGCAAAGGTTCGGCCAGTAAACACGGCCCCAGCGTTGATCGAGGCAGTGTACTGAGCCTGGTGGGCGGTAACCGGGATTACTGGAGCCCGGGGTCTGCATTGCCGCCGGGTATTCAGAAAAATCTGGCGCGCGGCAAGCCGCTGCCGCCCGGTATCGCGAAGAAACTCGATGGACGCCTGGCGGGGCGCCTGCCCCATTACGATGGGTATGAATGGCAACAGGCGGGCACGGATCTGATATTGGTCGCCATCACCACCGGTATCATCTATGAAGTGCTCAATGGGGCGTTTGATTGA